The Flavobacterium marginilacus genome window below encodes:
- a CDS encoding GAF domain-containing protein: MNYTEFTKSPFKTLISFHKLIENLEEIAVSNIDYRSNYAKALLKETAPYPEFREGITDLNFIKKHEELIHNLLADLFPTALTNNEIKAVSIPFQNVTFNYTKRFKKILQDAGMTFDMEIRDFEEDQFYILNCILILNAFYGQNFDFNKPLFYDIPNANGVIYHYRILYNADFLEIIPTQNAPKISPEDINLLMNNYDKIELWKEKFPRESWILKGFGIVSLFDVTRESAVSNLKSNLLRTKAAQTASDISFESIFKSIFKIPDLRIGFILYDEEEERFTIPPYNDKMIKSYILNDIEEMDCRNGIYGHCFKTILEDKKNIIISDVEQFSKIAGNEKLGQHLLQQGIQSCIFALVIKDDSILGIIELVSSKPSALNSINAINLDLFLPYLVDNLESYKIDKENQIEAIIQREYTAIHSSVYWKFKREALKYFQSSSPAKDYIFKEIIFKEVYPLYGQIDIKGSSEHRNKTVKEDLKNQLSTLINLFESQKSNDSFVLLEQRIFELKSFNSELDSSLKADTEQQIQNYIEAEIHPILKNTTMDLEHETIKQNYFESLDEKTGMFYQARKKFDNTMSVINKKLAVILDQKQTEAQLIYPHYYERFKTDGVEHNLYIGASIAPSKPFDNLYLNNLRLWQLQTLCEMELEHHQLKATLPYELDVTSLILAFSSPISIRFRMDEKRFDVDGTYNARYEVVKKRIDKATIKGSKERITQKEKITIVYSHNSEQNEYLKYIKYLQFKKILEPAIEQFEVEELQGVSGLRAIRVKVINTNFTNYAKDNT; encoded by the coding sequence ATGAATTATACCGAATTTACAAAAAGCCCGTTTAAAACACTGATTTCATTTCATAAACTGATAGAAAATTTAGAAGAAATTGCTGTATCAAATATAGATTACCGCTCTAATTATGCCAAAGCCTTACTAAAAGAAACAGCTCCTTATCCAGAATTCAGAGAAGGAATTACTGATTTAAACTTTATAAAAAAACACGAAGAATTAATCCATAATTTACTTGCCGATCTCTTCCCTACTGCGTTAACAAATAATGAAATTAAAGCTGTTTCTATTCCATTTCAAAATGTAACTTTTAATTATACCAAAAGGTTCAAAAAAATCCTCCAAGATGCAGGAATGACATTTGACATGGAAATTCGAGATTTTGAAGAGGATCAATTTTATATTCTTAACTGCATTCTGATTTTAAATGCATTTTACGGTCAGAATTTTGATTTCAACAAACCTTTGTTTTATGATATTCCAAATGCAAATGGTGTCATATACCATTACCGCATTTTATACAATGCCGATTTTCTTGAAATTATTCCAACACAAAATGCACCAAAAATCAGTCCGGAAGATATCAATCTGCTGATGAATAATTATGATAAGATTGAGCTTTGGAAAGAAAAATTTCCACGCGAAAGCTGGATTTTAAAGGGTTTTGGGATAGTAAGCCTTTTTGACGTAACCCGCGAAAGTGCCGTGTCAAATTTAAAAAGCAATCTTTTAAGAACTAAAGCAGCGCAAACGGCTTCAGACATTAGTTTTGAATCTATATTCAAATCCATTTTTAAAATTCCTGATTTAAGAATTGGATTTATCCTATATGATGAGGAAGAAGAAAGATTTACAATTCCTCCGTATAATGATAAAATGATCAAAAGCTATATCTTGAATGATATAGAAGAAATGGATTGTAGAAATGGTATTTATGGTCATTGTTTTAAAACTATTCTGGAAGACAAAAAAAATATTATAATCTCTGATGTCGAACAATTTTCAAAAATTGCAGGAAATGAAAAACTAGGACAGCATTTGCTGCAGCAGGGCATACAAAGCTGCATTTTTGCATTAGTCATAAAAGACGATAGTATTCTTGGCATTATAGAATTAGTTTCTTCAAAACCGAGTGCTTTAAACAGCATCAATGCAATAAATTTAGATTTATTTCTGCCTTATCTCGTTGATAATCTAGAGAGTTATAAAATCGATAAGGAAAACCAGATTGAAGCTATTATTCAAAGAGAATATACAGCCATTCACTCCAGTGTTTACTGGAAATTTAAGCGGGAAGCCCTGAAATATTTTCAGTCCAGCTCCCCTGCCAAAGATTATATTTTTAAAGAAATCATTTTCAAGGAAGTCTATCCTCTGTATGGTCAAATTGATATAAAAGGTTCCTCGGAACACCGCAATAAAACGGTCAAAGAGGATTTAAAAAATCAGTTAAGCACACTTATAAATCTTTTTGAAAGCCAAAAATCAAATGATAGTTTTGTTCTGCTGGAACAGCGGATATTTGAATTAAAATCATTTAATTCTGAACTCGATTCATCTCTAAAAGCAGATACCGAACAGCAAATTCAGAATTATATCGAAGCCGAAATTCATCCTATCCTGAAAAACACAACAATGGATCTAGAGCATGAAACCATAAAACAAAACTATTTTGAAAGTCTGGACGAAAAAACAGGAATGTTCTATCAGGCTAGAAAAAAGTTTGATAATACCATGTCTGTTATCAATAAAAAACTAGCCGTTATTTTGGACCAAAAACAAACGGAAGCGCAACTGATTTATCCGCATTATTATGAGCGTTTTAAAACCGATGGTGTAGAGCACAACCTCTACATTGGTGCTTCTATTGCACCCTCAAAACCATTTGATAATCTGTATTTAAATAATTTGAGATTATGGCAGCTGCAGACATTGTGCGAAATGGAATTGGAACATCATCAGCTCAAAGCTACTCTGCCTTATGAACTGGATGTGACTTCACTGATTTTAGCATTCAGCTCCCCTATTTCTATTCGTTTCAGAATGGATGAAAAACGTTTTGATGTCGATGGCACATACAATGCACGATACGAAGTAGTCAAAAAACGCATTGATAAAGCAACCATAAAAGGCAGCAAAGAAAGAATTACGCAAAAGGAAAAAATCACTATCGTATATTCTCATAATTCCGAACAAAACGAATATTTAAAATACATCAAATACCTGCAGTTCAAAAAAATACTGGAACCCGCAATTGAACAATTTGAAGTCGAAGAACTTCAGGGTGTGTCAGGGCTGAGAGCTATCCGCGTAAAAGTCATCAATACTAATTTTACAAATTACGCAAAAGACAATACCTAA
- a CDS encoding glycoside hydrolase family 2 protein yields the protein MNSKLSYYVYSLLLLLTCGVFAQKQNLDGVKYNFNYDWRLQRGDAEQAKNTDFSDADWTKVNLPYAWNQAEAFKLDIANLSTDIAWYRKTFQLPAEAKSKKIFIEFEGVRQMGEIYVNGKFIGRHENGAMAFGFDITSFLNPFPMNNIIAVKTDNDWKYKEKATGSGFQWNDKNFNANYGGISKNVYLHIKSNVYQTLPLFSTLGTTGTYVYASDFDIPNKKALINVSSQVKNESPDAVNAHLKLTIQDMDGKTVAAFTGAPAIVQPGKEIDLKASKIVNNLNFWSWGYGYLYNVRSELIVNNKIADKTTIRTGFRKTKFEKGMIWLNDRVIMMHGYAQRTSNEWPSLGMSVPAWMSDYSNSQMIESNGNLVRWMHITPWKQDVESCDRVGLIQAMPAGDSEKDVTGRRWEQRTELMRDAIIYNRNNPSILFYESGNESISEEHMAEMKAIKNMYDPFGGRAIGSREMLDSKIAEYGGEMLYINKSARLPFWATEYSRDEGLRKYWDELTTPFHKEGTGGTNHTNVNGSKITDASSYNHNQDAHAIEDVTRWYDYYTERPGTGTRVSSGGVNIIFSDSNTHFRGAENYRRSGEVDPMRIPKEGFFAHQVIWNGWVDIENPDIHIIGHWNYDSAVTKKVTVVSTADAVELFINGKSLGRGTQSKRFLFSFENVKFEPGSITAVGYNTANKKICETQIKTAGKPATVKLSSIQRPGGTLADGSDIVLVQVEVVDANGSRCPTALNMIDFDVQGQGTFVGGIAQGPDNYIGSKSIPVECGVNRIMLRAGEKQGEIKIKAISKDLKSAELIIKTIAAENGKLTTVMPSNKLPSYLKKGPTPQTPSFKVSRTPIRIISAKTSSNESDAVKSYDDDELTQWSNTKDASPVIEYELEREAQINQVVLKLAGWRSKKYPLRIFVDGKEIFNGVTPTSLGYVTLDCKPVFGKKVKIELSASAENSSEINLVEITGKVDAAGLKPEQKSNGELPIVEVEFYEPIL from the coding sequence ATGAATAGCAAGTTATCTTATTACGTTTACAGTTTATTACTGCTCCTCACTTGTGGAGTTTTTGCACAGAAGCAAAATTTAGATGGAGTCAAATATAATTTTAATTATGACTGGAGACTCCAGAGAGGCGATGCTGAACAAGCAAAAAATACAGATTTCAGTGACGCTGACTGGACAAAAGTGAATCTTCCGTATGCATGGAATCAAGCTGAAGCATTTAAACTTGATATTGCAAACCTCTCTACAGATATTGCCTGGTACCGCAAAACATTTCAGCTCCCAGCCGAAGCAAAAAGCAAAAAAATCTTCATCGAATTTGAAGGTGTTAGACAAATGGGAGAAATCTATGTAAATGGAAAATTCATAGGAAGACATGAAAATGGAGCAATGGCTTTTGGTTTTGATATCACGTCATTTTTAAATCCATTTCCAATGAACAACATAATAGCCGTTAAAACCGACAATGACTGGAAATACAAAGAGAAAGCGACAGGTTCAGGATTTCAATGGAATGATAAAAACTTCAATGCAAACTATGGCGGAATTTCCAAAAATGTATATCTGCACATAAAATCAAATGTATACCAGACTCTTCCATTATTTTCAACACTAGGAACAACCGGAACGTATGTCTATGCTTCAGATTTTGATATTCCGAATAAAAAAGCTCTAATAAATGTTTCTTCACAAGTAAAAAATGAAAGCCCTGATGCAGTCAATGCTCATCTAAAATTGACTATCCAAGACATGGACGGTAAAACAGTTGCAGCATTCACAGGTGCACCTGCCATTGTACAGCCTGGAAAAGAAATCGATTTAAAAGCATCAAAAATAGTAAATAATTTAAATTTTTGGAGCTGGGGATACGGCTACTTATATAATGTTCGGAGCGAATTAATAGTCAATAATAAAATAGCTGATAAAACTACGATACGCACTGGATTCCGTAAAACGAAATTCGAGAAAGGCATGATCTGGCTGAACGACCGCGTTATTATGATGCATGGCTATGCACAGCGAACGAGTAACGAATGGCCGTCTCTGGGTATGTCTGTACCTGCATGGATGAGTGATTACAGTAACAGCCAGATGATTGAAAGCAATGGAAATTTAGTACGCTGGATGCACATTACCCCTTGGAAACAGGATGTAGAGTCTTGTGACAGAGTTGGACTCATTCAGGCAATGCCTGCCGGTGATTCCGAAAAAGATGTTACCGGACGCAGATGGGAACAGCGCACAGAGTTAATGCGCGATGCAATCATTTATAACCGCAACAACCCTAGTATTTTATTTTACGAATCAGGAAATGAAAGCATTTCCGAGGAACATATGGCAGAAATGAAAGCCATTAAAAATATGTACGATCCTTTTGGCGGCCGTGCGATAGGAAGCCGTGAAATGCTGGACAGCAAAATCGCTGAATACGGTGGCGAAATGCTGTACATCAATAAAAGTGCGAGACTTCCTTTTTGGGCTACAGAATACAGCAGAGACGAAGGTCTTCGTAAATATTGGGACGAACTCACTACTCCATTTCATAAAGAAGGAACCGGCGGCACAAATCATACCAATGTAAACGGAAGTAAAATTACTGATGCCAGCTCTTACAACCACAATCAGGATGCTCATGCCATAGAAGATGTAACACGCTGGTATGACTACTATACTGAACGTCCGGGAACGGGAACAAGAGTGAGTTCGGGAGGGGTAAATATAATTTTTTCAGACAGCAATACTCACTTTAGAGGAGCCGAAAATTACAGAAGAAGCGGTGAAGTTGACCCTATGAGAATACCAAAGGAAGGCTTTTTTGCACATCAGGTTATCTGGAATGGATGGGTCGATATTGAAAATCCAGATATTCACATTATAGGACACTGGAATTATGACAGCGCTGTTACAAAAAAAGTAACCGTAGTATCAACTGCAGATGCTGTAGAATTATTTATCAACGGTAAAAGTCTTGGCAGAGGCACACAGTCTAAAAGATTTTTATTCAGCTTTGAAAATGTAAAGTTTGAGCCTGGAAGTATTACTGCTGTTGGATATAACACTGCTAATAAAAAAATATGCGAAACCCAGATTAAGACTGCGGGAAAACCTGCTACTGTAAAACTAAGCAGTATCCAAAGACCCGGAGGCACACTGGCTGACGGAAGTGATATTGTACTTGTACAGGTAGAAGTTGTAGATGCCAATGGCAGCAGATGCCCCACGGCACTGAATATGATTGATTTTGATGTTCAGGGACAGGGTACTTTTGTGGGAGGAATTGCTCAGGGACCAGATAATTATATTGGTTCAAAAAGTATTCCTGTAGAATGCGGCGTTAACCGCATAATGCTCAGAGCTGGAGAAAAACAAGGTGAAATTAAAATAAAAGCAATCTCTAAAGATTTAAAATCAGCGGAGCTGATAATTAAAACAATTGCTGCTGAAAATGGTAAACTAACAACAGTTATGCCGAGTAATAAACTGCCTTCTTATCTGAAAAAAGGACCTACTCCGCAGACACCATCGTTTAAAGTGTCACGAACACCGATCCGAATTATTTCGGCAAAAACTTCCTCAAATGAATCTGACGCAGTCAAAAGTTATGATGATGATGAATTAACGCAATGGTCAAACACTAAAGATGCCAGCCCGGTCATTGAATATGAATTGGAACGTGAAGCCCAAATAAACCAAGTGGTATTAAAGCTCGCTGGCTGGAGAAGCAAAAAATATCCTTTACGCATTTTCGTAGACGGCAAAGAAATTTTCAACGGAGTAACGCCTACTAGTTTGGGATATGTGACTTTGGACTGTAAGCCTGTTTTTGGGAAAAAAGTTAAAATTGAATTGTCTGCATCTGCTGAAAATAGCAGCGAAATAAATCTAGTTGAAATTACCGGAAAAGTAGATGCAGCAGGATTAAAACCAGAACAAAAATCAAATGGAGAACTACCAATTGTTGAAGTAGAGTTTTACGAACCGATATTATAG